The following proteins come from a genomic window of Gadus morhua chromosome 11, gadMor3.0, whole genome shotgun sequence:
- the LOC115554307 gene encoding sialoadhesin-like isoform X2 produces MILVDFFMLAGALSWTAAGGSSPVPSVPGRVQALAGSCVVVPCSFPPLAAPLRRGGGRVEVRLKFTGGRRFLSRSTAFNSEDPRHVAGEYLRRTSLHGRISEGDCSLRLEQVRLQDSRAFEVALKGPEEGYWGTPRAFTLEVSEHPESPVISGPVSVTEGQPVSLNCTVGSFCPSRPPVLRWHWERGAPPNSSSSDGGGRQLLLQHQPHRPLLLSSLSFTASSTAKPRVRCEATYPGGAVVGALRELHITFAPREVRVEVRSLVVHEGGSVLLECACKADPPVTTYRWSYVLHGHTVALDAHTHATRIYNATRGTLVRCSAYNLIGRGDSQPTPLDIQYKPLILRPLSYCLLAEFEVTCVCIVNSNPRAAVRWSVNGSVPSGGYNVSVEGDSSEVRSWLHWRMDGRQRVTCLAENQLGDDSLTLMQPGEGECLYMNV; encoded by the exons ATGATCCTAGTGGATTTTTTTATGTTAG cgGGGGCTCTCTCCTGGACGGCGGCGGGGGGCTCCTCCCCTGTCCCGTCCGTCCCCGGTCGAGTCCAGGCGCTGGCCGGGTCCTGTGTGGTGGTCCCCTGCTCCTTCCCCCCCCTGGCTGCTCCCCTCAGGAGGGGCGGGGGCCGGGTGGAGGTCCGGCTGAAGTTCACAGGAGGACGCCGTTTCCTTTCGAGGAGCACCGCCTTCAACAGCGAGGACCCCCGTCACGTGGCCGGGGAGTACCTCAGACGGACCTCCCTCCACGGGCGGATCTCAGAGGGGGACTGTTCGCTGAGACTGGAGCAGGTCCGCCTGCAGGACTCACGGGCCTTTGAGGTCGCCTTGAAGGGCCCGGAGGAGGGGTACTGGGGGACCCCGAGGGCCTTCACCCTGGAGGTCTCTG AACACCCTGAGTCCCCCGTCATCAGCGGGCCGGTTTCCGTCACCGAGGGACAGCCCGTCTCCCTGAACTGTACGGTGGGCTCCTTCTGCCCGTCCAGACCGCCCGTGCTGCGCTGGCACTGGGAGAGAGGAGCCCcgcccaacagcagcagcagtgatgGAGGGGGacgtcagctcctcctccaacaccagcCCCACCGGCCCCTACtgctctcctcgctctccttcacCGCCTCCTCCACGGCCAAGCCCAGAGTCCGGTGTGAAGCCACCTACCCTGGAGGAGCCGTGGTGGGCGCGCTCAGGGAGCTCCACATCACCT TCGCTCCcagggaggtgagggtggaggtgcgCTCCCTGGTGGTGCATGAGGGGGGCAGCGTGCTGCTGGAGTGTGCGTGTAAGGCCGACCCCCCTGTCACCACCTACCGCTGGTCCTACGTACTGCACGGCCACACCGTGGCCCTcgacgcgcacacgcacgccacaCGCATCTACAACGCAACCAGAGGCACGCTGGTCCGCTGCTCGGCTTACAACCTGATTGGTCGAGGGGATTCCCAGCCCACGCCGTTGGACATCCAAT ACAAACCACTCATCCTGCGCCCGCTCTCGTACTGTTTGCTCGCGGAGTTTGAGGTCACATGTGTTTGTATCGTGAACTCGAACCCGCGGGCTGCGGTGAGGTGGAGTGTGAACGGGAGTGTGCCCTCTGGTGGGTACAACGTGTCGGTGGAGGGGGACTCGAGTGAAGTGAGGTCATGGCTGCACTGGCGGATGGACGGACGACAAAGGGTCACATGTCTGGCGGAGAACCAGCTGGGAGATGACTCGCTGACCCTCATGCAGCCCGGAGAAG GTGAGTGTTTGTATATGAatgtgtaa
- the LOC115554307 gene encoding sialoadhesin-like isoform X1, which translates to MILVDFFMLAGALSWTAAGGSSPVPSVPGRVQALAGSCVVVPCSFPPLAAPLRRGGGRVEVRLKFTGGRRFLSRSTAFNSEDPRHVAGEYLRRTSLHGRISEGDCSLRLEQVRLQDSRAFEVALKGPEEGYWGTPRAFTLEVSEHPESPVISGPVSVTEGQPVSLNCTVGSFCPSRPPVLRWHWERGAPPNSSSSDGGGRQLLLQHQPHRPLLLSSLSFTASSTAKPRVRCEATYPGGAVVGALRELHITFAPREVRVEVRSLVVHEGGSVLLECACKADPPVTTYRWSYVLHGHTVALDAHTHATRIYNATRGTLVRCSAYNLIGRGDSQPTPLDIQYKPLILRPLSYCLLAEFEVTCVCIVNSNPRAAVRWSVNGSVPSGGYNVSVEGDSSEVRSWLHWRMDGRQRVTCLAENQLGDDSLTLMQPGEVSSPWWLVAVAAVCVPACTSSLLLLYCCRRRKRVRRVLNRHRGAYLRDMAVKTPLYINCTEVTHVYCNGSYQLVYQNATPLFVRTNQARPIGRRGGERRMRARRERGRRDGATRRETSSREETETAIYVEIL; encoded by the exons ATGATCCTAGTGGATTTTTTTATGTTAG cgGGGGCTCTCTCCTGGACGGCGGCGGGGGGCTCCTCCCCTGTCCCGTCCGTCCCCGGTCGAGTCCAGGCGCTGGCCGGGTCCTGTGTGGTGGTCCCCTGCTCCTTCCCCCCCCTGGCTGCTCCCCTCAGGAGGGGCGGGGGCCGGGTGGAGGTCCGGCTGAAGTTCACAGGAGGACGCCGTTTCCTTTCGAGGAGCACCGCCTTCAACAGCGAGGACCCCCGTCACGTGGCCGGGGAGTACCTCAGACGGACCTCCCTCCACGGGCGGATCTCAGAGGGGGACTGTTCGCTGAGACTGGAGCAGGTCCGCCTGCAGGACTCACGGGCCTTTGAGGTCGCCTTGAAGGGCCCGGAGGAGGGGTACTGGGGGACCCCGAGGGCCTTCACCCTGGAGGTCTCTG AACACCCTGAGTCCCCCGTCATCAGCGGGCCGGTTTCCGTCACCGAGGGACAGCCCGTCTCCCTGAACTGTACGGTGGGCTCCTTCTGCCCGTCCAGACCGCCCGTGCTGCGCTGGCACTGGGAGAGAGGAGCCCcgcccaacagcagcagcagtgatgGAGGGGGacgtcagctcctcctccaacaccagcCCCACCGGCCCCTACtgctctcctcgctctccttcacCGCCTCCTCCACGGCCAAGCCCAGAGTCCGGTGTGAAGCCACCTACCCTGGAGGAGCCGTGGTGGGCGCGCTCAGGGAGCTCCACATCACCT TCGCTCCcagggaggtgagggtggaggtgcgCTCCCTGGTGGTGCATGAGGGGGGCAGCGTGCTGCTGGAGTGTGCGTGTAAGGCCGACCCCCCTGTCACCACCTACCGCTGGTCCTACGTACTGCACGGCCACACCGTGGCCCTcgacgcgcacacgcacgccacaCGCATCTACAACGCAACCAGAGGCACGCTGGTCCGCTGCTCGGCTTACAACCTGATTGGTCGAGGGGATTCCCAGCCCACGCCGTTGGACATCCAAT ACAAACCACTCATCCTGCGCCCGCTCTCGTACTGTTTGCTCGCGGAGTTTGAGGTCACATGTGTTTGTATCGTGAACTCGAACCCGCGGGCTGCGGTGAGGTGGAGTGTGAACGGGAGTGTGCCCTCTGGTGGGTACAACGTGTCGGTGGAGGGGGACTCGAGTGAAGTGAGGTCATGGCTGCACTGGCGGATGGACGGACGACAAAGGGTCACATGTCTGGCGGAGAACCAGCTGGGAGATGACTCGCTGACCCTCATGCAGCCCGGAGAAG TGAGCTCCCCCTGGTGGCTTGTGGCGGTAGCAGCGGTCTGTGTCCCTGCGTGCACCTcatctctgctgctgctgtactgCTGCCGTCGACGCAAGAGAGTACG GCGTGTGTTGAACAGACACCGTGGTGCATATCTCAGGGACATGGCAGTTAAGACTCCGCTCTATATTAACTGCACGGAGGTGACACATGTCTATTGCAACGGCAGCTATCAACTGGTTTACCAGAACGCCACGCCCCTCTTTGTACGCACCAATCAG GCTCGGCCGataggaagaagaggaggagagaggcgcaTGCGagcaagaagagagagaggaagaagagatggAGCGACACGAAGGGAGACGAGCAGCAGAGAGGAAACGGAGACGGCCATCTACGTTGAGATCCTCTGA